One window of Bacillus alkalicellulosilyticus genomic DNA carries:
- the prfB gene encoding peptide chain release factor 2 (programmed frameshift), whose product MELVEIKQELNSMAKRLADFRGSLDLEFKEERIAELEEKMSDPEFWNDQDAAQTVINEANAIKEMVNTYKELQEVYDDVEVTYELVKEEDDESLLDELQSGVKQLSKDLNEYELQLLLSEPYDKNNAILELHPGAGGTESQDWASMLLRMYTRWSERKGFKVETMDYLPGDEAGVKSVTLLIKGHNAYGYLKAEKGVHRLVRISPFDSSGRRHTSFVSCEVMPELNDDVDITINTEDLKIDTYRASGAGGQHINTTDSAVRITHTPTNTVVTCQSERSQIKNREQAMKMLKAKLYQLRIEEQQQELDEIRGEQKEIGWGSQIRSYVFHPYSMVKDHRTSFESGNTNAVMDGELDGFIDAYLRSMMK is encoded by the exons ATGGAACTAGTAGAAATTAAGCAAGAATTAAACAGTATGGCTAAGCGATTAGCGGACTTTAGGGGGTCTCTT GACTTAGAATTCAAAGAGGAACGAATTGCAGAGTTAGAAGAGAAGATGAGTGACCCTGAATTTTGGAATGACCAAGATGCCGCTCAAACCGTTATTAATGAAGCAAATGCAATTAAGGAAATGGTCAATACGTACAAAGAGCTGCAAGAAGTGTATGATGATGTGGAAGTTACGTATGAGCTTGTAAAAGAAGAAGACGATGAAAGCTTACTGGATGAGCTGCAATCTGGTGTGAAACAGCTAAGCAAAGATTTAAACGAGTACGAACTTCAGCTTTTACTTAGTGAGCCATACGATAAAAATAATGCCATATTAGAATTGCATCCAGGTGCAGGCGGAACGGAATCCCAAGACTGGGCTTCGATGCTTTTGCGTATGTACACACGCTGGTCTGAGCGCAAAGGCTTTAAAGTAGAAACGATGGACTACTTACCTGGTGATGAAGCAGGCGTAAAAAGTGTAACCTTGTTAATTAAAGGCCACAATGCCTATGGCTATTTAAAAGCAGAAAAAGGCGTGCATCGTCTCGTTCGAATCTCTCCTTTTGATTCATCAGGTCGACGCCACACCTCATTCGTATCGTGTGAAGTCATGCCTGAATTAAACGATGATGTCGATATTACTATCAATACAGAAGACCTTAAAATCGACACGTACCGTGCAAGTGGAGCTGGTGGTCAGCATATTAATACAACGGATTCAGCCGTTCGTATTACACACACACCAACCAACACAGTGGTAACCTGTCAAAGTGAACGATCGCAAATTAAAAACCGCGAGCAAGCGATGAAAATGTTAAAGGCAAAGCTCTATCAATTACGAATTGAAGAGCAGCAACAAGAACTCGATGAAATTCGCGGGGAGCAAAAGGAAATCGGATGGGGCAGTCAAATTCGCTCGTATGTCTTCCATCCATATAGCATGGTAAAAGACCACCGAACAAGCTTTGAAAGCGGAAATACAAATGCCGTCATGGACGGAGAACTAGATGGGTTTATAGATGCCTACTTGCGTTCAATGATGAAGTAA
- a CDS encoding flagellar hook-associated protein 2: MRIGGLASGLDTENMIRQLMRAERQPLDRFMQRKQTIEWQRDAYREMNTKLKTLEESAFSLRLTSAFNTRQVTSSNPSAFTVTSNSSARTGSYQFQVLEVASRTTNISEATISNGSSKVSPNTTMSLQTDAFGTDINNYHGESFTISTVNSEGIVENATFTVNTGESLNDLFKKINDSNLGIKAFYDSTFDKVVIERKTTGEFGNVPNTTNEILFSESRFLTDILKIKQENEVSGKDAHVKYTDPILGEIETTSKTNQLTIGSMTFNIMQRTATETVTVTSNTDQAFNNIKNFVDKYNETISIIQGKLNETKHRGFPPLTDEQRRELSDREAELWDEKARSGLLRRDPILTSTLNQMRTLLYTPVKNSGEFNHISQIGITTTSNFRDGGKLEIDENKLREALEQDPLAVHQLFNNVADKSLTDIPRDQRTAEQRAEIESQTGLVARIRTTISSEMDKILNRAGNTNRTNQQFVLGRELNDVDSQIDRFQRRLADIESRYWAQFSRMEKAANEANAQSMSLMQAFMNF, from the coding sequence ATGAGAATTGGTGGATTAGCTAGTGGTTTAGATACGGAGAATATGATTCGACAACTTATGAGAGCAGAGCGTCAACCACTAGATAGATTTATGCAGAGGAAGCAAACCATAGAATGGCAACGTGATGCCTACAGAGAAATGAACACAAAGCTAAAGACTTTAGAGGAATCTGCATTTTCATTAAGACTTACATCAGCATTTAATACTAGACAGGTGACTTCGTCAAATCCTTCTGCTTTCACTGTAACGTCAAACTCTAGTGCTCGTACAGGGTCTTATCAATTCCAAGTATTGGAAGTTGCGTCTAGAACAACAAATATTAGTGAAGCTACTATTTCAAATGGTAGTTCGAAAGTTTCGCCAAACACTACAATGAGTTTGCAAACAGATGCTTTTGGTACAGATATTAACAATTACCATGGGGAGAGCTTTACCATTTCAACAGTAAACAGTGAAGGGATAGTTGAGAATGCAACTTTCACAGTAAATACGGGTGAATCATTAAATGATTTATTTAAAAAGATTAATGATTCTAACTTAGGAATTAAAGCATTTTATGATAGTACTTTTGACAAGGTTGTTATCGAACGGAAAACCACAGGTGAGTTTGGAAATGTACCTAATACTACTAATGAAATATTATTTAGTGAATCTCGCTTCTTAACTGATATATTAAAGATAAAACAAGAAAATGAAGTTTCAGGAAAAGATGCTCATGTTAAATATACAGACCCTATCCTAGGTGAAATTGAGACTACATCAAAAACAAATCAGTTAACTATAGGTAGTATGACATTTAACATAATGCAAAGGACAGCTACTGAAACAGTAACAGTAACTTCAAATACGGATCAAGCATTTAATAACATCAAAAACTTTGTAGATAAATACAATGAAACAATATCAATAATACAAGGCAAGCTTAATGAAACAAAGCACAGGGGTTTCCCTCCATTAACTGATGAGCAAAGGCGTGAACTTTCTGACCGTGAAGCAGAGTTATGGGATGAAAAAGCTAGAAGTGGGTTATTGCGTCGAGACCCTATATTAACTTCAACCCTAAATCAAATGAGGACTTTGCTTTATACTCCAGTAAAAAATAGTGGAGAATTTAACCATATATCACAAATAGGAATTACTACTACAAGTAATTTCCGTGATGGTGGAAAATTAGAGATTGATGAGAATAAGCTTCGAGAAGCGCTAGAACAAGATCCCCTTGCAGTTCATCAATTGTTTAACAATGTTGCTGATAAATCATTAACTGATATCCCGAGAGACCAGCGAACAGCTGAACAAAGAGCAGAAATTGAGAGCCAAACGGGGTTAGTAGCGAGAATTCGTACAACAATAAGCAGTGAGATGGATAAAATATTAAACAGAGCTGGTAATACAAACCGAACAAATCAACAGTTTGTACTTGGAAGAGAATTAAACGACGTTGATAGCCAGATAGACCGTTTTCAAAGAAGACTGGCTGATATTGAAAGTCGTTATTGGGCACAGTTTAGTAGAATGGAAAAAGCAGCAAATGAGGCAAATGCTCAAAGTATGTCATTAATGCAAGCATTTATGAATTTCTAA
- the flaG gene encoding flagellar protein FlaG, producing MEIGRSQGTHFSTIQSKQEVQVQAKKVDNVKEVAYSDIEKKVDSVNQFLKNTNTNIKFNLHEDLNEYYITVIDEVTKEVIKEVPPKKLLDIYAAMVKTLGIFIDKKI from the coding sequence ATGGAAATTGGACGCAGTCAAGGGACACACTTTAGTACGATTCAATCAAAGCAAGAGGTACAAGTTCAAGCGAAAAAAGTCGATAATGTAAAAGAGGTAGCATACTCAGATATTGAAAAAAAGGTAGACAGCGTTAATCAGTTCTTAAAAAATACAAATACAAATATAAAGTTTAATTTGCATGAAGATTTAAATGAATATTATATAACTGTCATTGATGAAGTAACTAAAGAAGTAATTAAAGAGGTACCTCCCAAAAAATTACTAGATATTTATGCAGCAATGGTAAAAACATTAGGAATATTTATTGATAAAAAGATTTAA
- a CDS encoding carboxypeptidase-like regulatory domain-containing protein → MKVEFKRKHILYGVSSFLILLLVAIQFVLPAVQEYQVKRMIAADHPNTGSEIIELIENATGTQKKLRLIEEYIISWKDRGERHPIYMSPGFGVMHGGSTQWSGFTDEEIEPYLYYYLEHGPRDWRYDEIIVHFTDEVRKEKGTETALQFLDEKEKELIEQGAPSYRETFFLKKSELLLEEGRIEEAIDILLVVEAEQIESYEEIDEWEYHPSQMWTTTMVEALLVKGDLEEALVQIEKWEKGEETWRNQFEDEDEVPVDSDHPLMSLKQTIKQMQENGSIQENGRVFGKITREDGTPLEGVFVYLRDEHNLNRSVHPDSERYVAKTNFEGEYEFPNVYSGDYQIGLGLQYSHVDGYSWPMDSYEWIHVKDGQSVSYDITLQPLIEVIEPVNEEIITEERIKFEWEPVKEAAYYSLSLQFHHEHAIYSRIVKEKITQSRVDISLVDIAPLLDGGYSTDNNGNVVLEPEKLLGFLNPNATISWSIQAFSEDGKELAQSNGYRLTEDTVGNIPFFTLKNRELSASDKLLLKEDTEGALKGYQKDYREDPQDLHALRMITVLLQPHLRDSEDEQLSEMYQSHLEVLAEQTNHPNYYIRLAELANADKNWETYNKWFTKYVSIIIKQGEPLIPNIAQDQAKALFQQGDLEGTRKWLNDGLEQERGNTIIADVLALELYIGTDKEEIVDIAKQHPYKYRKFKDLSALVKEVEVNQSFLEAVDTYFRDGREKAKAKLSTLEHAPNKKFIEFLIQ, encoded by the coding sequence ATGAAGGTCGAGTTTAAAAGAAAACACATATTATATGGCGTTAGTAGTTTTCTTATTTTATTACTAGTAGCCATTCAGTTTGTCCTACCTGCTGTTCAAGAATATCAAGTCAAACGTATGATAGCAGCAGACCACCCGAATACAGGAAGTGAAATTATAGAATTAATCGAAAATGCCACTGGAACACAAAAGAAGTTACGTTTAATTGAAGAATATATTATATCTTGGAAAGACCGAGGGGAGCGTCATCCTATTTATATGAGTCCTGGGTTTGGAGTCATGCATGGAGGTTCTACTCAATGGAGTGGTTTTACAGATGAAGAAATTGAACCCTACCTTTATTATTATCTAGAGCATGGTCCTAGAGACTGGCGTTATGATGAAATTATTGTTCATTTTACAGATGAAGTTCGAAAGGAAAAGGGTACTGAGACAGCGTTGCAATTTCTAGATGAGAAGGAAAAAGAATTGATTGAACAAGGTGCTCCTTCATATCGAGAAACATTTTTCTTGAAAAAATCTGAGTTATTGCTCGAGGAAGGAAGAATAGAAGAAGCCATTGATATCTTGTTGGTGGTTGAGGCTGAACAAATAGAATCGTACGAAGAAATTGATGAATGGGAGTACCACCCTTCTCAAATGTGGACGACTACGATGGTAGAGGCCCTTCTTGTGAAAGGAGATCTAGAAGAGGCATTAGTTCAAATTGAAAAATGGGAAAAAGGAGAAGAAACTTGGCGTAACCAATTCGAAGATGAGGACGAAGTTCCAGTTGATTCTGACCACCCATTAATGAGCTTGAAACAAACAATAAAGCAAATGCAAGAGAATGGGAGCATACAAGAGAATGGAAGAGTCTTTGGAAAGATTACAAGAGAAGATGGAACTCCGTTAGAAGGAGTTTTCGTATACTTACGTGACGAACATAACCTTAATCGAAGTGTACATCCCGATTCTGAAAGATATGTGGCAAAGACCAACTTTGAAGGGGAGTATGAATTCCCCAATGTGTATTCCGGAGATTACCAAATTGGGTTAGGGCTACAATATTCACATGTCGACGGCTATTCGTGGCCAATGGACTCTTATGAATGGATACATGTAAAAGATGGTCAGTCGGTATCATATGATATTACGTTACAACCTTTGATTGAAGTCATTGAACCTGTAAATGAGGAGATCATAACAGAAGAGAGGATAAAATTTGAATGGGAACCCGTAAAAGAGGCTGCGTACTATAGCTTATCTTTACAATTTCATCATGAACACGCGATATACTCACGTATCGTCAAAGAAAAAATAACCCAGTCTAGAGTTGACATATCACTGGTAGATATTGCTCCTCTATTAGATGGCGGTTATTCGACCGATAACAATGGAAATGTCGTGCTAGAGCCAGAAAAGTTACTTGGATTTTTAAACCCGAATGCAACAATTTCATGGTCTATCCAAGCTTTCTCAGAAGATGGGAAAGAGCTAGCTCAAAGTAACGGCTACCGATTAACAGAAGACACGGTTGGCAACATTCCATTCTTTACATTGAAAAATAGAGAACTTTCAGCCAGTGATAAACTGCTTTTAAAAGAAGACACGGAAGGTGCTTTAAAAGGATATCAAAAAGATTATAGAGAGGACCCACAAGACCTTCATGCTCTTCGAATGATAACGGTATTGCTCCAACCACATTTACGAGACTCTGAAGATGAGCAATTGAGCGAAATGTACCAAAGTCACTTAGAAGTTTTAGCAGAACAAACCAACCATCCTAATTATTATATACGCTTAGCAGAATTGGCGAATGCAGATAAGAACTGGGAGACGTATAACAAATGGTTTACAAAATATGTAAGCATCATAATCAAACAGGGCGAACCATTAATCCCAAATATTGCGCAAGACCAAGCGAAAGCTTTATTTCAGCAAGGAGATTTAGAGGGGACTAGAAAATGGTTAAACGATGGACTCGAACAAGAACGTGGAAATACAATCATTGCTGATGTGCTCGCTTTAGAATTGTACATCGGAACAGATAAGGAAGAGATAGTAGACATCGCAAAGCAACACCCGTATAAGTATAGAAAATTTAAGGATTTATCTGCGCTAGTGAAAGAGGTTGAGGTAAATCAATCGTTTCTAGAGGCTGTCGATACGTATTTTAGGGATGGTCGGGAAAAAGCGAAAGCAAAACTATCCACTCTGGAGCATGCTCCTAATAAAAAGTTTATCGAATTTCTTATTCAGTAA
- a CDS encoding RNA polymerase sigma factor yields MEQLVERLKQREEAALEKLMDELGDYFYRMAFLLIKDRFEAEEVVQDLFILCFEQIDSLREPSKLKSWLTTIVVNLCRKRLRKWSFRHIFLRTNEEEMDEAANVNIEKEVLQIELTQQLTAHIRSLDYKYRETLTLYYFGDYPVSEISAILEMKENTVKSNLARGRKLLKERLESEPK; encoded by the coding sequence ATGGAACAACTTGTTGAGAGATTAAAGCAAAGAGAGGAAGCAGCCTTAGAAAAGCTGATGGATGAGTTAGGTGATTACTTTTATCGAATGGCTTTTCTATTAATAAAGGATCGTTTTGAAGCTGAAGAAGTGGTTCAGGATTTATTTATTTTATGTTTTGAGCAAATTGATAGCTTACGAGAGCCATCAAAGCTAAAAAGCTGGCTAACGACAATTGTTGTGAATCTGTGCCGAAAGCGATTAAGGAAATGGAGTTTTCGCCATATTTTTTTACGAACGAATGAAGAGGAAATGGATGAAGCTGCTAACGTGAATATTGAAAAGGAAGTTCTCCAAATAGAGTTAACGCAACAGCTTACCGCCCATATACGTTCTTTAGACTATAAATATCGCGAAACACTCACTTTGTATTATTTTGGAGATTATCCGGTATCAGAAATTAGTGCCATCTTAGAAATGAAAGAAAACACAGTGAAAAGCAACTTAGCACGTGGACGGAAACTATTAAAAGAACGGTTGGAGAGTGAGCCGAAATGA
- a CDS encoding DUF6612 family protein: MKKLKIVLTSALILFLLAACSEPADQEPVASNVENEEIELEEETTEAVADVGDEKNIEDILQQSIDTMNSVENFSMQMDMVQDMNMPGEGSYEVKMTIQSDIILEPMTMYQNMTMVMDEAGIGEMTTESYFTEDGMYIKDEYTENWTKIPMEYSADMLGAMDMQVDSTEQLELLKQFGTNLSLSEDNGSYIISVNGEGADIKELASQAMAMFDTGAGQLDELFDTMEISTFEYEIHIDKETSFQTKVVSYIEMSMTVEGETLTIKQSMEGSITNINGVGDISVPAEVLENAIDLDFEGLGDFDLGELEDIELELE, translated from the coding sequence TTGAAAAAACTAAAAATCGTACTTACAAGCGCCTTAATCCTATTCCTATTAGCAGCATGTAGTGAGCCAGCAGACCAAGAGCCAGTAGCATCTAATGTTGAAAACGAAGAAATAGAATTAGAGGAAGAAACTACTGAGGCAGTAGCAGATGTCGGTGATGAAAAGAACATTGAAGACATCCTACAACAATCGATTGATACTATGAATAGTGTAGAAAACTTTTCGATGCAAATGGATATGGTTCAGGATATGAACATGCCAGGGGAAGGTTCATATGAAGTGAAAATGACAATACAGTCTGACATCATTCTAGAACCAATGACAATGTATCAAAACATGACTATGGTTATGGATGAAGCTGGAATTGGTGAAATGACAACCGAGTCTTATTTTACGGAAGATGGCATGTACATCAAAGATGAATATACAGAGAACTGGACTAAAATCCCAATGGAGTACTCTGCTGATATGCTCGGAGCGATGGATATGCAAGTTGATTCTACAGAACAACTTGAATTATTAAAACAATTCGGTACTAACTTATCATTATCAGAAGACAATGGAAGTTATATCATTTCTGTAAATGGCGAAGGCGCTGATATTAAGGAACTTGCATCACAAGCGATGGCCATGTTCGATACAGGAGCTGGCCAGCTTGATGAACTCTTCGATACGATGGAAATCAGTACATTCGAGTATGAAATTCACATTGATAAAGAAACATCATTTCAAACAAAAGTGGTTTCTTACATTGAGATGAGCATGACAGTCGAAGGAGAAACACTTACCATCAAACAAAGCATGGAAGGTTCAATAACAAATATTAACGGAGTTGGAGATATTTCTGTTCCAGCCGAAGTACTTGAAAATGCCATCGATTTAGACTTCGAAGGCTTAGGTGATTTTGATCTTGGAGAATTAGAAGACATAGAATTGGAACTTGAATAA
- a CDS encoding cold shock domain-containing protein has protein sequence MQGKVKWFNAEKGFGFIEREDGDDVFVHYSAIETEGFKTLDEGQVVEFEIVEGARGPQAANVNKL, from the coding sequence ATGCAAGGAAAAGTAAAATGGTTTAACGCTGAAAAAGGTTTCGGATTCATCGAGCGCGAAGACGGTGACGATGTATTCGTACATTACTCTGCAATTGAAACTGAAGGTTTCAAAACTTTAGACGAAGGACAAGTTGTAGAGTTCGAAATCGTTGAAGGTGCACGCGGTCCTCAAGCTGCGAATGTAAACAAGCTGTAA
- the hpf gene encoding ribosome hibernation-promoting factor, HPF/YfiA family gives MNFNIRGENLEVTPALRSYVEKKVGKLEKYFEESTISDVHVNLQVFNNQQTIEVTIPMSQLLLRAEETHTDLYAAIDLVVEKLERQIRKHKTKVNRKFRNDGSVKYMFRNEVPAGPTFEDEDEFDIVRTKRFSLKPMDTEEAVLQMDMLGHSFFVFSNSVNGETNVVYRRKDGRYGLIEPQ, from the coding sequence ATGAACTTTAACATTCGTGGTGAAAACCTAGAAGTAACTCCAGCATTACGCAGCTATGTTGAAAAAAAGGTGGGCAAATTAGAAAAATATTTCGAGGAATCGACAATTTCTGATGTCCATGTGAATTTGCAGGTGTTTAATAACCAGCAAACGATTGAAGTTACCATTCCGATGTCACAACTTCTACTACGGGCTGAGGAAACTCATACGGATTTGTATGCAGCCATTGACTTAGTAGTAGAAAAATTAGAAAGACAAATTAGAAAGCATAAAACAAAAGTTAATCGGAAATTCCGAAATGATGGAAGCGTCAAATATATGTTTAGAAATGAAGTGCCAGCTGGCCCTACATTTGAAGATGAGGATGAATTTGATATTGTCCGAACCAAACGCTTTAGCTTAAAGCCGATGGATACAGAAGAAGCTGTTTTACAAATGGATATGTTAGGACATAGCTTTTTTGTCTTTTCAAATTCAGTAAACGGTGAAACGAATGTTGTATATCGCCGTAAAGACGGTCGATATGGTTTAATTGAGCCACAATAA
- the fliS gene encoding flagellar export chaperone FliS, with the protein MAMPNVQARAYQQNTVSTASPGELTLMLYNGCLKFIKQAKVEIGTKNIEAKNVNITKAQNIIRELMVTLKTETEMGKEMLRLYDFILNRLIDANINNDVKALNEAEEFVVNFRDTWKEVVKIDRQNRLGNAGGKA; encoded by the coding sequence ATGGCTATGCCTAACGTTCAAGCAAGAGCTTACCAACAAAACACAGTATCTACAGCCTCCCCTGGAGAGCTTACACTCATGTTATATAACGGTTGCTTGAAATTTATTAAGCAAGCAAAAGTGGAAATTGGTACAAAAAATATAGAAGCAAAAAATGTAAATATAACTAAAGCCCAAAACATCATAAGAGAGCTTATGGTTACTTTAAAAACAGAAACAGAAATGGGAAAAGAAATGCTTCGTTTGTATGACTTTATTTTAAACCGTTTAATTGATGCTAATATCAATAACGATGTTAAAGCTTTAAACGAAGCAGAGGAGTTTGTTGTGAATTTCCGCGACACTTGGAAAGAAGTCGTAAAAATCGACCGCCAGAACCGTCTTGGAAATGCGGGAGGAAAAGCATAA
- the secA gene encoding preprotein translocase subunit SecA encodes MIGLLKKVIGDPSQKQLKKYQKTVDEIVALSDEMKKLSDDGLRSKTEEFKKRVENGESLDKILPEAFAVVREGSTRVLKMTPYPVQILGAIVLHHGNIAEMKTGEGKTLVATMPVYLNALAGKGVHVVTVNEYLARRDSEIMGELYRFLGLSVGLNLNGLTKEEKIAAYASDITYGTNNEFGFDYLRDNMVLYRHQMVQRSLNFAVVDEVDSILIDEARTPLIISGSVERTTQLYQQANAFVRVLKKEEDYTYDEKTKNVQLTEEGVNKAERAFSIDNLYDQKYVSLNHHLNQALRAHVVMLRDTDYVIEDGEIVIVDQFTGRLMKGRRYSDGLHQAIEAKEGLQIQRESMTLASITFQNYFRMYNKLAGMTGTAKTEEEEFRNIYGMDVSAIPTNKPIARDDRPDLIFKTMNAKFNAVVNEIEELYKKGQPVLVGTVSVETSELVSQLLKKRKVQHHVLNAKNHEREAEIIEGAGQRGAVTIATNMAGRGTDIKLGEGVLELGGLHVLGTERHESRRIDNQLRGRAGRQGDPGSSQFYLSMEDELMRRFGSDNMKAMMERLGMDEDQPIESKLVSRAVETAQKRVEGNNFDARKQILQYDDVMREQREIIYKQRMEVLESENLRKIVENMIKSSLERYVSLHTPASEVPEDWDLAALVTHLKSTLISEEELTEKEIKGLDPEEIIDLVYDKIIQSYDKKEEQFQSEHMREFEKVIMLRTVDRKWMNHIDQMDQLRQGIHLRAYGQNDPLREYKFEGYEMFEAMIQSIEDEVSMYIMKAQVEQNLERKEVAKGNAVHQSASAGQPQKKKQPIRKGAITGRNESCPCGSGKKYKQCCGKA; translated from the coding sequence ATGATTGGGTTATTGAAAAAGGTAATTGGGGATCCAAGTCAAAAGCAATTAAAGAAATATCAGAAGACTGTAGATGAAATCGTCGCACTAAGCGATGAGATGAAAAAGCTATCTGATGATGGACTACGTAGTAAAACGGAAGAGTTTAAAAAACGAGTTGAGAATGGCGAGTCCTTAGATAAAATTTTACCTGAAGCTTTTGCGGTTGTTCGTGAAGGTTCAACACGTGTCTTGAAAATGACGCCATATCCTGTACAGATCCTAGGTGCCATTGTTCTTCATCATGGCAATATTGCGGAGATGAAGACAGGGGAAGGGAAAACACTTGTAGCCACAATGCCTGTTTACTTAAATGCATTAGCTGGTAAAGGTGTACACGTTGTTACGGTCAATGAATATTTAGCTCGCCGTGACTCTGAAATCATGGGTGAATTATACCGTTTCTTAGGGTTATCAGTTGGTCTGAATTTAAATGGCTTAACAAAAGAAGAAAAAATTGCAGCCTATGCGTCTGATATAACGTACGGAACAAATAATGAGTTTGGCTTTGATTATTTACGTGACAATATGGTTCTTTATCGTCATCAAATGGTTCAACGCTCCCTTAATTTTGCCGTTGTCGATGAGGTAGACTCGATTTTAATTGATGAAGCAAGAACGCCATTGATTATTTCTGGTTCAGTCGAGCGTACGACACAATTGTATCAACAAGCGAATGCGTTTGTTCGTGTCTTAAAGAAAGAGGAAGACTATACATACGATGAAAAAACGAAGAACGTACAGCTTACTGAAGAAGGTGTGAACAAAGCTGAGCGTGCATTTAGCATTGATAACTTATATGACCAAAAATATGTCTCATTAAATCATCACTTAAACCAAGCCTTGCGTGCGCATGTCGTTATGCTTCGTGATACCGATTATGTGATTGAAGACGGAGAAATTGTTATCGTTGACCAATTCACAGGTCGTTTAATGAAAGGTCGTCGCTATAGTGATGGGTTACATCAAGCGATTGAAGCCAAAGAAGGTTTGCAAATTCAACGTGAAAGTATGACCTTAGCTTCTATTACATTCCAAAACTATTTCCGTATGTACAACAAACTTGCCGGAATGACGGGTACTGCGAAAACAGAGGAAGAAGAGTTTAGAAATATTTACGGAATGGATGTTTCAGCCATTCCGACGAATAAACCAATTGCTCGTGATGACCGTCCAGACTTAATTTTTAAAACGATGAATGCTAAGTTTAATGCGGTTGTAAATGAAATTGAGGAACTATATAAAAAGGGGCAGCCTGTCCTTGTTGGTACAGTGAGTGTTGAAACTTCTGAACTCGTTTCGCAGTTATTGAAAAAGCGAAAAGTTCAGCACCATGTTCTCAACGCGAAAAACCACGAAAGAGAAGCAGAAATTATTGAAGGAGCGGGTCAGCGCGGTGCTGTTACGATCGCAACAAATATGGCTGGTCGTGGTACAGATATCAAGTTAGGTGAAGGAGTTCTTGAGCTTGGTGGGTTACACGTACTTGGTACAGAGCGTCATGAAAGTCGCCGTATCGATAATCAGCTACGTGGACGTGCTGGTCGTCAAGGGGATCCAGGTTCATCGCAATTCTATTTATCGATGGAAGATGAGTTAATGCGACGTTTTGGCTCTGACAACATGAAAGCGATGATGGAGCGACTTGGCATGGATGAGGACCAACCGATTGAAAGTAAGCTTGTTTCTCGTGCTGTGGAAACGGCACAAAAACGTGTCGAAGGAAACAACTTTGATGCTCGTAAGCAAATCCTTCAATACGATGATGTCATGAGAGAACAACGCGAAATCATTTATAAACAGCGTATGGAAGTTCTTGAGTCAGAAAATTTACGTAAAATTGTTGAAAACATGATTAAATCCTCACTGGAGCGTTATGTAAGCTTGCATACGCCAGCTAGTGAAGTTCCAGAGGATTGGGATTTAGCTGCTCTTGTGACTCATTTGAAATCAACATTGATAAGTGAAGAAGAGCTGACTGAAAAAGAAATTAAAGGCCTTGACCCAGAAGAAATTATTGATTTGGTGTATGATAAAATCATTCAAAGCTATGATAAAAAGGAAGAACAATTCCAATCAGAGCATATGCGTGAGTTCGAAAAGGTTATTATGCTTCGAACAGTTGACCGCAAATGGATGAATCACATTGATCAAATGGATCAGCTTCGCCAAGGAATTCACCTTCGTGCGTATGGGCAAAATGATCCGTTACGAGAATATAAATTTGAAGGCTATGAAATGTTTGAAGCGATGATTCAATCGATTGAAGATGAAGTGTCGATGTACATTATGAAAGCACAAGTAGAACAAAACCTTGAGCGTAAAGAAGTAGCCAAAGGAAATGCGGTTCACCAAAGTGCATCTGCGGGTCAACCGCAAAAGAAAAAGCAGCCCATCCGAAAAGGAGCAATCACAGGACGCAATGAAAGTTGCCCGTGTGGAAGTGGCAAAAAATATAAGCAATGTTGTGGAAAAGCGTAA